One Paenibacillus riograndensis SBR5 DNA segment encodes these proteins:
- a CDS encoding ABC transporter permease, with the protein MNIVNTLTIRHLKQNKKRTLLTIIGVIISVAMVTAVTTLVFSFSDLMIRQTIAETGEWHVQYQDVTKEQLAAIQGDNAAKTVAITKDLGYAPLEGGQNPNKPYLFIKEYNAQGFTQFPIELSKGRLPHTDKEVVMSEAVATNSKVKVEIGDRLTLRVGERFEQGGDHPLDQTEPLRREDGILTETLQHLMTKDYTVVGFIKRPVWETAWAPGYTLLSYIDENIIGANDRVNAAVVLQKVNPSLFAHAENLAKRNHIETVQYNNDLLHYYGLSKSKASYSMMYSLAVILMAVIMIGSVSLIYNAFAISVSERSRHLGMLASVGATKRQKRNSVLFEGVVIGLIGIPIGILCGLAGIGITFWFMNAKIQGALWTNEQLVLTVTPLSLLIICVVSMLTIFISAYLPAIWASKVSAMDAIRQTTDLKLTAKAVKTSKFIRRLFGIEAEIGLKNLKRNKRRYHAIVFSLVISIVLFLTVSFFTTGMKQSLDLSQEGVNFDIEVSYSNGKRIDDRLIQSIVSLDGVKEYSLIHELSKNAWVDEAFIADELQEKVKKDKSLLQDGKYPYEIKIHALNDSGLQAYAKAVGADYEQLTDPDHPAAIVMDTIHYKEMDTGKYVRTKAMYTNVGQSIELMNFYNGRKAEINKVSVAVLTDQAPMGMNTIGVGGLNIIVSERVMNRLADDEDIASVQTYLHLKSTEPMTTQQEIEEMHETNLNATNSYQSRKSEEQQILLMSVFSYGFIVLISAISIANIFNTVSTGISLRKREFAMLKSVGMTPKGFAKMMNFENIFYGIKSLLFGLPVSFVVMYLIYRAFANKFSYGFTLPWMSILSVIVAVFVIVGSAIVYSGAKAKKENIIDALKKESI; encoded by the coding sequence ATGAACATTGTCAATACACTAACCATCCGGCATCTGAAGCAAAATAAAAAACGAACGCTATTAACCATCATCGGCGTCATCATTTCGGTTGCCATGGTGACTGCTGTCACTACGCTTGTTTTTTCCTTTTCCGATTTAATGATCAGGCAAACCATTGCGGAAACAGGGGAGTGGCATGTCCAATATCAAGATGTAACCAAAGAACAGCTCGCGGCGATACAGGGCGATAACGCAGCCAAAACCGTTGCGATCACAAAAGATCTTGGCTATGCCCCATTAGAAGGGGGACAGAATCCCAATAAACCGTACTTGTTCATCAAGGAATATAATGCACAAGGTTTCACGCAATTTCCAATTGAATTAAGCAAGGGGCGTCTTCCGCACACGGACAAGGAAGTCGTTATGTCTGAAGCCGTTGCAACGAACTCTAAAGTGAAGGTTGAAATCGGCGATCGTCTAACCCTTCGTGTAGGTGAACGATTCGAGCAAGGGGGCGATCATCCCCTGGATCAGACGGAACCGCTGCGTAGGGAAGACGGCATATTGACCGAAACATTGCAGCATTTAATGACAAAGGATTATACGGTGGTAGGCTTCATCAAACGTCCCGTATGGGAAACAGCTTGGGCCCCGGGTTACACGCTTCTTAGCTATATCGATGAAAACATCATCGGTGCAAACGATCGGGTCAATGCGGCGGTGGTCTTGCAGAAAGTTAATCCGTCCTTATTCGCTCATGCGGAAAATTTGGCTAAGAGGAACCATATCGAGACAGTCCAATATAATAACGATTTGCTTCATTATTACGGCTTGTCCAAAAGCAAAGCCTCGTACAGCATGATGTACTCCTTAGCGGTGATCCTGATGGCGGTCATTATGATCGGCTCGGTGTCGCTCATCTATAATGCTTTTGCGATATCCGTCTCGGAACGTTCCCGCCATTTAGGGATGCTCGCGAGCGTGGGGGCTACGAAAAGGCAGAAGAGGAATTCAGTGCTTTTTGAAGGAGTGGTCATCGGCTTGATCGGCATTCCCATTGGCATCCTGTGCGGTCTTGCCGGGATTGGGATCACCTTTTGGTTCATGAACGCTAAGATTCAAGGGGCATTATGGACCAATGAACAGCTGGTGCTCACCGTCACGCCATTATCGCTCTTGATTATCTGTGTTGTCTCGATGCTGACGATCTTCATTTCGGCGTATCTCCCGGCGATCTGGGCATCCAAGGTATCCGCCATGGACGCGATTCGCCAAACAACCGACTTAAAGCTTACGGCCAAAGCTGTAAAAACGTCAAAGTTCATTCGCCGGCTCTTCGGCATTGAAGCGGAAATCGGGCTGAAAAATTTAAAAAGGAACAAACGGAGATATCATGCCATCGTATTTTCGCTTGTCATCAGCATCGTTTTGTTTTTAACGGTATCGTTTTTTACCACCGGCATGAAACAATCCTTGGATCTTTCGCAGGAAGGCGTCAATTTCGATATTGAAGTATCGTACAGCAATGGAAAAAGAATAGACGACCGGTTGATACAATCGATTGTCTCCCTGGATGGCGTAAAGGAATACAGCCTGATTCACGAGCTGTCTAAGAACGCTTGGGTTGATGAAGCGTTCATCGCCGATGAATTGCAAGAGAAGGTTAAGAAGGATAAGAGTTTACTGCAAGACGGAAAATATCCTTACGAAATTAAGATCCATGCATTGAACGATTCGGGTCTGCAAGCCTATGCCAAAGCGGTCGGCGCAGATTACGAACAGCTCACGGATCCGGATCATCCCGCCGCGATCGTGATGGATACGATCCATTACAAAGAGATGGATACGGGAAAATATGTCCGGACGAAGGCCATGTATACGAATGTCGGCCAAAGCATCGAATTAATGAATTTCTATAATGGGAGAAAAGCGGAAATAAATAAAGTTTCCGTTGCCGTTTTGACGGATCAAGCTCCTATGGGGATGAACACGATAGGAGTAGGCGGGTTAAATATCATCGTTTCGGAGCGCGTCATGAATCGATTGGCAGACGACGAGGACATAGCTAGCGTTCAGACATACCTCCATTTGAAAAGTACGGAACCGATGACAACTCAGCAGGAAATCGAAGAGATGCATGAGACCAATCTGAATGCCACCAATTCATATCAATCCAGAAAAAGCGAAGAACAACAGATTCTATTGATGTCTGTCTTTTCTTATGGTTTTATCGTATTGATTTCAGCGATTTCCATTGCGAACATTTTTAATACGGTCTCAACGGGCATATCCCTTCGAAAACGGGAATTTGCGATGCTGAAATCCGTTGGCATGACCCCAAAAGGCTTTGCGAAAATGATGAATTTTGAAAATATTTTTTATGGGATCAAGTCGCTGCTCTTCGGTCTCCCCGTCAGTTTCGTCGTGATGTATCTGATCTATAGGGCATTTGCGAACAAATTTAGCTACGGGTTCACCCTCCCTTGGATGAGCATTCTTTCGGTCATTGTTGCCGTATTTGTCATTGTTGGTTCCGCGATTGTTTATTCCGGTGCGAAAGCAAAAAAGGAAAACATTATTGATGCATTAAAGAAAGAGAGTATATGA
- a CDS encoding sugar kinase: MLKDSVTFGEAMVMFVAGRPGALKDIDTFSRRLAGAEVNVAIGLARLGLSSGWISRLGEDAFGDYTAEYLAREQVDTHGITRDSRYPTGFQLKSKVLEGDPQVQYFRKGSAANTLGEADVDASYLTGFRHLHMTGIPPALTKSTRAFAYAALETMKGAGRTVSFDPNLRPSLWSSKEEMREVINDLAYRADWVLPGIEEGEFLTGSTDPKEIAEFYLHRGVSLVAVKLGPEGAYFRTPNEEGTVQGFKVEKVVDTVGAGDGFATGLIEGLLRGLSITEAVRQGNAIGSIAVQSAGDHDGYPTKEELKAYLHYHLTGVRTR, from the coding sequence ATGTTGAAAGATTCGGTAACTTTTGGAGAGGCTATGGTCATGTTCGTCGCAGGCAGACCCGGCGCCTTAAAAGACATTGATACCTTTAGCCGCCGCCTCGCCGGGGCAGAGGTCAATGTTGCCATCGGCCTCGCGAGACTTGGACTATCTTCCGGTTGGATCAGCCGGTTGGGCGAGGATGCCTTCGGCGATTATACCGCGGAGTATCTCGCCAGGGAGCAGGTGGACACCCACGGGATTACCCGCGATTCCCGTTACCCGACCGGATTCCAGCTGAAGTCGAAGGTGCTGGAGGGCGATCCGCAAGTGCAGTATTTCCGCAAAGGTTCCGCCGCAAATACGCTTGGTGAGGCCGATGTGGACGCAAGCTATCTGACCGGTTTCCGGCATCTGCACATGACCGGCATTCCGCCCGCGCTGACGAAGAGCACCCGCGCATTCGCCTATGCTGCGCTGGAGACAATGAAGGGTGCGGGCAGGACTGTTTCATTTGACCCCAATCTGCGTCCTTCGCTCTGGTCTTCGAAAGAGGAAATGAGGGAGGTCATCAACGACCTGGCCTACCGGGCGGATTGGGTGCTGCCGGGGATCGAAGAGGGGGAGTTCCTGACCGGCTCAACGGACCCCAAGGAAATCGCCGAATTTTATCTGCACCGGGGCGTTTCACTTGTTGCCGTCAAGCTGGGGCCGGAGGGAGCATATTTCCGCACCCCGAATGAAGAGGGGACGGTTCAGGGCTTCAAGGTGGAGAAGGTTGTGGATACGGTCGGGGCCGGGGACGGCTTTGCCACAGGCTTGATCGAGGGACTTCTGAGGGGTTTAAGCATCACTGAGGCGGTGCGGCAGGGAAACGCAATCGGCTCGATAGCGGTCCAGTCCGCAGGCGACCACGACGGATACCCGACTAAGGAAGAGCTTAAGGCATATCTTCATTATCATCTGACAGGAGTGAGAACGAGATGA
- a CDS encoding MFS transporter — MNNSNKGGFVASRWLRLMPIVFVTYSLAYLDRANYSFGAAAGMAKDLHISAGMSSLLGALFFLGYFFFQVPGAHYAENKSAKKLVFGSLILWGLLATATGIVHNVHFLIIIRFCLGVVESAVMPAMLVFLSHWFTKKERSRANTFLILGNPVTVLWMSIVSGYLVSAVGWRWMFIIEGLPPIIWAFFWWKLVNDKPSETNWLTSQEKKELESALHEEQKGLKPVKNYGEAFRSPLVIRLCLQYFFWSIGVYGFVMWLPSIIKAAPDMSMVATGWLTSVPYVLAVIGMLTASYFSDKTQNRKAFVWPFLMVGAVAFYASYLLGADHFWISFILLIIAGGAMYAPYGPFFAIMPEILPRNVSGGAMALINSMGALGSFAGSYIVGYLNSFTGGFGASYIFMAGSLLLSAILTMTVGRSRKPAESSTEGKLEVSTR; from the coding sequence ATGAACAACTCGAACAAAGGCGGCTTCGTCGCTTCGCGCTGGCTGCGTCTGATGCCGATTGTCTTCGTAACGTACAGTCTTGCCTACCTGGACCGGGCGAACTACAGCTTCGGCGCGGCCGCCGGCATGGCCAAGGATTTGCATATTTCGGCGGGAATGTCTTCGCTGCTGGGCGCACTCTTCTTCCTGGGGTACTTCTTCTTCCAGGTGCCGGGCGCCCATTACGCGGAGAACAAGAGCGCCAAGAAGCTCGTGTTCGGTTCGCTGATTTTGTGGGGACTGCTGGCTACGGCTACCGGTATCGTCCATAACGTTCATTTTCTCATCATCATCCGTTTCTGTCTCGGTGTTGTTGAAAGCGCAGTTATGCCTGCGATGCTGGTCTTTCTGAGCCATTGGTTTACCAAAAAAGAGCGCTCACGCGCCAACACCTTTCTCATCCTCGGCAATCCCGTAACCGTGCTGTGGATGTCGATCGTCTCCGGTTATCTTGTATCCGCTGTCGGCTGGAGATGGATGTTCATTATTGAAGGTCTGCCTCCGATTATTTGGGCGTTCTTCTGGTGGAAGCTCGTCAACGACAAGCCTTCGGAAACGAACTGGCTGACCTCACAGGAGAAAAAGGAGCTTGAGAGCGCCCTGCATGAAGAGCAGAAGGGACTGAAGCCCGTCAAGAACTACGGTGAAGCGTTCCGGTCGCCGCTTGTCATCCGGCTGTGCCTGCAGTATTTCTTCTGGAGCATTGGCGTCTACGGCTTTGTAATGTGGCTTCCTTCGATTATCAAGGCCGCTCCGGACATGAGCATGGTTGCCACCGGGTGGCTGACCTCTGTACCTTATGTGCTCGCGGTTATCGGCATGCTGACAGCGTCATACTTCTCGGATAAGACGCAGAACCGGAAAGCCTTTGTCTGGCCGTTCCTGATGGTCGGCGCCGTCGCCTTCTACGCTTCTTATTTACTGGGAGCGGATCATTTCTGGATTTCCTTTATTCTGCTGATCATCGCCGGCGGCGCTATGTATGCCCCTTACGGACCGTTCTTCGCCATCATGCCGGAAATTTTGCCCCGGAACGTCTCGGGCGGCGCCATGGCGTTGATTAACAGTATGGGAGCGCTCGGTTCTTTTGCCGGATCGTACATCGTTGGCTACCTGAACAGCTTCACTGGCGGCTTCGGCGCCTCATATATCTTCATGGCTGGTTCGCTTCTGCTGTCTGCAATTCTGACTATGACCGTGGGCAGATCCCGGAAACCGGCGGAATCGTCTACGGAGGGAAAGCTTGAGGTGTCTACAAGATGA
- a CDS encoding TetR/AcrR family transcriptional regulator, translated as MCPRTKEQNELIRIQRREQILDVAARSYFRTGGSFDIRDVAREAGLGYGTVYHYYPNRHLLIEDVLDSGFERCEHVIAEWADISGSHPEDRQLLTYCKALLQLWQSDARAYLVYKMAAEHYAGLPEKDRHHAKRRFMERLYVPLQAIAQCEDDGVDHMLAVLVGCCGLYYYAGNFDLDVDRIARLAMQAIMKES; from the coding sequence ATGTGTCCCCGTACCAAAGAACAAAATGAGCTCATACGCATACAGCGCAGAGAACAGATCCTGGACGTCGCCGCACGCTCCTACTTTCGCACTGGCGGCAGCTTTGATATTCGCGACGTTGCCCGCGAGGCAGGGCTTGGTTACGGCACGGTATACCATTATTACCCCAACCGGCATTTATTAATAGAAGATGTGTTGGACAGCGGCTTCGAGCGCTGCGAGCATGTTATCGCTGAATGGGCGGACATCAGCGGCAGCCACCCGGAAGACAGGCAGTTGTTGACGTATTGCAAAGCGCTGCTCCAGTTATGGCAGTCGGACGCCCGCGCATATCTCGTCTACAAAATGGCGGCAGAACATTATGCTGGCTTACCTGAGAAGGACCGGCACCATGCTAAGAGACGATTTATGGAACGGTTGTACGTTCCACTTCAAGCAATCGCCCAGTGCGAAGACGACGGCGTCGACCATATGCTTGCCGTGCTGGTCGGCTGCTGTGGGTTGTACTACTATGCGGGCAATTTTGACCTGGACGTCGATCGAATCGCCCGACTCGCAATGCAAGCTATTATGAAGGAGTCCTGA
- a CDS encoding GntR family transcriptional regulator codes for MTITFEDNLPIFQQVAHIIEDDILNGTFRVDEQILSVAQFSQLFQINPATVVKGIGLLVNEEILYKKRGLGMFVAADAKKKIQLKRRDRFYKELLSDLLNEADKLGLTTEEIIDMIKQLRKD; via the coding sequence ATGACCATCACTTTCGAAGATAATTTACCGATTTTCCAACAAGTCGCTCATATCATCGAGGATGATATTCTGAACGGCACCTTCCGCGTGGACGAGCAGATCCTGTCCGTTGCCCAGTTTTCCCAACTGTTTCAGATCAATCCGGCAACTGTGGTTAAAGGGATCGGCTTGCTCGTCAATGAAGAAATTTTGTACAAAAAAAGAGGACTGGGTATGTTTGTTGCTGCCGATGCCAAAAAAAAGATTCAGCTTAAGCGAAGAGATCGTTTTTATAAGGAGCTGTTGTCCGATCTGCTGAACGAGGCTGACAAGCTCGGGCTGACAACCGAAGAAATCATTGACATGATCAAACAGTTGAGAAAGGACTGA
- a CDS encoding ATP-binding cassette domain-containing protein produces MSIALACGNLTKSYGPTLALRNLDLQLEENVIYGLLGRNGAGKTTLLNTIAGGITADSGTIEVSGKKLGRGEPPKDFCYVRDQYRHFGSARVMETLQLAASFHPRWDWTYARELLNLFLIDPDKKIRQLSSGTRSLIGNIIGLASRAQLTLYDEPVLGLDVLMRERFYKTVLEDYANHPRTILLSTHLIDEIAPIAEKIFILESGSLLLQDDMEQIRMSAYLVRGNSETVFSFMAGKRVLYHEAYGRGTLAAIYEKLDDRDMRQAREQDISIETLSLQKLFLYLIEGGL; encoded by the coding sequence GTGAGTATAGCTTTGGCTTGCGGCAACTTAACCAAATCCTACGGCCCTACCCTCGCATTGCGAAATTTGGATTTGCAGTTGGAAGAAAATGTGATATACGGCTTGCTAGGACGAAATGGCGCCGGAAAAACCACTTTACTGAACACCATTGCGGGCGGAATTACGGCGGATTCTGGTACGATTGAAGTTAGCGGAAAGAAGCTAGGCAGAGGGGAACCGCCGAAGGATTTTTGTTATGTCCGCGATCAATATCGGCACTTCGGGAGTGCGCGGGTGATGGAGACTTTGCAGCTTGCCGCGTCTTTCCATCCCCGATGGGATTGGACCTACGCCCGCGAGCTGCTCAACCTTTTTCTAATCGATCCGGACAAAAAGATTCGCCAACTTTCAAGCGGCACCCGGTCGCTTATCGGCAATATTATCGGTCTTGCCAGCCGGGCGCAGCTCACCTTATACGATGAGCCGGTTCTGGGGCTGGATGTTTTGATGAGGGAACGCTTCTACAAGACGGTGCTTGAGGATTACGCCAACCATCCGCGCACAATTCTGCTGTCTACGCATTTGATTGACGAAATTGCACCGATTGCCGAAAAAATCTTCATCCTTGAATCAGGCTCTCTCCTGCTTCAGGATGATATGGAGCAAATACGGATGTCCGCTTATCTCGTTCGGGGAAATTCGGAGACTGTGTTTTCATTTATGGCAGGTAAGCGCGTTTTATATCATGAGGCCTATGGAAGGGGTACGCTTGCGGCTATTTATGAAAAACTGGATGACAGAGACATGCGGCAAGCCCGCGAGCAGGACATTTCGATCGAAACATTGAGTCTTCAAAAGTTATTCCTGTATTTGATCGAAGGAGGGCTTTGA
- the hxlB gene encoding 6-phospho-3-hexuloisomerase produces MNKLMTILAEAHAVLEQVDEGAVNKTAALLAGAPRIFVVGEGRSGLMAKSFAMRLMHLGATSFVIGETITPSIAGGDYVVAVSGSGTTHGVVWTAEKARELGASVIALTTDAESPLARSAVQVLAIPAATKHRRDGEGASVQPLGSLFDQCVHLVLDAVCLCYAESHGVDNAAAFRQHSNVE; encoded by the coding sequence ATGAATAAGCTGATGACAATACTCGCGGAAGCCCATGCTGTGCTGGAGCAGGTAGACGAGGGCGCCGTTAACAAGACGGCCGCCCTTCTGGCAGGCGCCCCCCGGATCTTCGTTGTAGGCGAAGGCCGCTCGGGCCTGATGGCCAAATCCTTTGCCATGCGGCTGATGCACCTCGGCGCGACCTCGTTTGTGATCGGAGAGACGATCACCCCTTCGATCGCCGGGGGCGATTATGTAGTCGCCGTCTCCGGCTCCGGAACGACGCATGGCGTCGTCTGGACTGCAGAGAAAGCGCGGGAGCTTGGCGCGTCGGTCATCGCCCTGACGACCGATGCCGAATCCCCGCTCGCCCGGTCGGCCGTGCAGGTGCTCGCCATACCGGCGGCAACGAAGCACCGCCGCGATGGCGAAGGCGCAAGCGTGCAGCCGCTAGGCTCGCTGTTTGACCAATGCGTCCACCTTGTGCTGGACGCGGTCTGCCTGTGCTACGCGGAATCCCACGGCGTCGACAACGCCGCGGCGTTCAGGCAGCACAGCAACGTGGAATAG
- the map gene encoding type I methionyl aminopeptidase, whose protein sequence is MVILKSKHEIEAIRKACQVVAECHRTIAPLIKPGITTNEIERIFEDIMLKHGAKPYQRGYKGYQYATCASVNDVIAHGFPSNKPLEEGDIVTIDTVAELDGWLGDSAWSYAVGEISPMAKKLIRVTKECLDLGIAQALPGNRLGDVTSAIQQHAESHGFGVVRDLLAHGIGRDLHEEPTYMHVGKPGKGPRIKEGMVFTIEPMITEGTYYMTIDPDGWTARTLDRKLAAQYEHTIAITAEGPQILTAQ, encoded by the coding sequence ATGGTCATTTTAAAAAGCAAGCATGAAATTGAGGCTATCCGCAAGGCCTGCCAGGTGGTGGCTGAATGCCATCGTACAATCGCCCCGCTCATCAAACCGGGCATTACAACTAATGAGATTGAACGTATATTCGAGGACATTATGTTGAAGCACGGCGCAAAGCCGTACCAGAGGGGCTACAAGGGCTATCAATATGCGACCTGTGCCTCCGTCAACGACGTAATCGCACATGGCTTCCCCAGCAATAAGCCACTTGAGGAAGGCGATATCGTGACGATCGACACGGTCGCGGAGCTCGATGGCTGGCTCGGTGATTCGGCCTGGAGCTATGCGGTCGGGGAGATTTCGCCGATGGCCAAGAAGCTGATCCGCGTCACGAAGGAATGCCTTGACCTCGGCATCGCGCAGGCGCTGCCCGGCAATCGGCTCGGCGACGTGACGAGCGCGATTCAGCAGCATGCGGAATCGCACGGCTTCGGCGTCGTGCGCGACCTTCTCGCCCATGGCATCGGCCGCGACCTGCACGAGGAGCCGACTTATATGCATGTCGGCAAGCCCGGCAAAGGCCCACGCATCAAGGAAGGAATGGTGTTTACGATTGAGCCCATGATCACCGAAGGCACCTACTACATGACAATTGATCCGGACGGCTGGACTGCGCGGACGCTGGACCGTAAGCTTGCCGCCCAATACGAGCATACGATCGCCATCACGGCTGAAGGTCCACAGATCCTGACCGCGCAATAG
- a CDS encoding sugar phosphate isomerase/epimerase family protein, whose protein sequence is MKAVFVPTSAFGNTPGLQHEWTQTVHAAGADGIEIRRELFPPGKLPLAECREANRNSGLRCIYSVPMELWDEAGRLNETQLSEVLEEAGILRPEMVKVSLGHFIAAAGGETEEGVTKVAGVRKASDDQVSRNSEERLTRLGGLLQQYRALHGPLTLLVENDQTPHGGDAGNLKAFFQAVERSGFGGVRMTFDTGNWIYAGEEPMRAALDLAPYTAYIHCKHVVYSENNTLQTVPIPGEEDALWRELLAYLPDRASRAIEFTIPGPESLSGYLMMLRQAQGMPGKERK, encoded by the coding sequence ATGAAGGCGGTCTTTGTTCCAACCTCGGCATTTGGCAATACTCCCGGCCTGCAGCATGAATGGACGCAGACGGTTCACGCCGCCGGAGCAGACGGCATCGAAATCAGGCGGGAATTGTTCCCGCCGGGGAAGCTGCCGCTTGCGGAATGCCGCGAAGCCAACCGAAACAGCGGCTTGCGCTGCATATATTCGGTTCCGATGGAACTGTGGGACGAAGCCGGAAGGCTGAATGAAACACAGCTGTCAGAGGTTCTGGAGGAAGCGGGGATTCTAAGGCCGGAGATGGTGAAGGTGTCGCTTGGGCATTTCATCGCGGCGGCCGGGGGCGAAACAGAGGAAGGCGTGACGAAAGTAGCCGGAGTCCGGAAGGCTTCGGATGACCAGGTAAGCCGGAACAGCGAAGAGCGGCTGACCCGTCTGGGCGGACTGCTTCAGCAGTACCGGGCCTTGCATGGGCCGCTGACCCTGCTGGTCGAGAACGACCAGACGCCGCATGGCGGTGATGCCGGAAATTTGAAAGCGTTTTTCCAGGCGGTGGAGCGTTCCGGGTTCGGCGGAGTGCGCATGACGTTCGATACCGGCAACTGGATATATGCCGGAGAGGAGCCCATGAGGGCGGCACTGGATTTGGCTCCTTACACCGCCTACATCCACTGCAAGCATGTTGTATATTCTGAGAACAATACTTTGCAGACGGTTCCCATTCCCGGGGAAGAAGACGCACTCTGGCGAGAGCTGCTGGCTTATTTGCCGGACCGCGCGTCCCGGGCGATTGAGTTTACGATTCCCGGACCGGAGAGTCTTTCAGGATATCTAATGATGCTGCGGCAAGCTCAAGGCATGCCGGGAAAGGAACGAAAGTGA
- a CDS encoding LacI family DNA-binding transcriptional regulator, whose protein sequence is MGKATIGDVAARAGVSKSTVSQFLNKRYQHMGQETRIKIEEAIEALDYRPNVLARGLKQKRTGAVGVIVANIMHRLSTEICRGIEDYCQEQNVNVILCNSDEDGEKEKKYAEMLQAKQVDGIILLPTGKNGALYESLAGQGYPILFMDRRVDNVKADTIVVNNREAVTQAVKHLASLGHRSIALATGPLTISTRTERTEGFRTAMSMLGLDYGSCNIINVEISSLKDRLRKRFEGQEPPTALIAGNDLVLLEALAFVKEQGLRVPEDLALVAFDNIPFAHLLTPTLTTINQPSLEMGRKAAERLITRIRSEEAPEAAEFVFECELAVRESSGQAR, encoded by the coding sequence GTGGGGAAAGCAACAATCGGGGATGTGGCGGCGCGCGCCGGCGTGTCCAAAAGCACCGTATCCCAATTTCTGAACAAAAGATACCAGCATATGGGCCAGGAGACGCGGATCAAGATCGAAGAAGCGATCGAGGCCCTCGACTACCGGCCCAATGTGCTTGCCCGGGGGCTGAAGCAGAAGCGGACCGGTGCGGTCGGCGTCATCGTGGCCAACATTATGCACCGGCTGTCCACGGAAATCTGCCGGGGCATCGAGGACTATTGCCAGGAGCAGAACGTCAACGTCATACTGTGCAACAGCGACGAGGATGGGGAGAAGGAGAAGAAATATGCCGAAATGCTGCAGGCCAAGCAGGTTGACGGTATAATTCTCTTGCCTACGGGCAAGAACGGGGCATTATACGAAAGCCTCGCCGGGCAGGGATATCCGATCCTCTTCATGGACCGTCGCGTAGATAACGTCAAGGCGGATACAATTGTGGTCAATAACCGGGAGGCAGTCACCCAGGCAGTGAAGCATCTGGCGTCGCTCGGGCATCGGAGCATCGCCTTGGCTACGGGACCGCTGACGATCAGCACGCGAACCGAGCGGACGGAGGGGTTCCGGACGGCCATGAGTATGCTCGGTCTGGACTACGGGAGTTGTAACATCATCAATGTGGAGATTTCCTCGCTGAAAGACCGCTTACGCAAGCGCTTTGAGGGGCAGGAGCCGCCGACAGCGCTTATTGCGGGTAATGATCTGGTGCTGCTCGAAGCGCTTGCTTTTGTTAAGGAACAGGGGCTGCGGGTGCCAGAGGATTTGGCGCTGGTCGCATTCGACAACATTCCGTTTGCCCACCTGCTGACGCCGACGCTGACGACGATCAACCAGCCTTCGCTGGAGATGGGCAGAAAAGCGGCCGAGCGCTTGATCACCCGCATCCGGTCGGAGGAGGCGCCGGAGGCGGCCGAGTTCGTCTTTGAATGCGAGCTTGCCGTGCGGGAATCGTCCGGCCAGGCCCGGTGA
- a CDS encoding orotidine 5'-phosphate decarboxylase / HUMPS family protein, with protein sequence MNIQLALDRMSIQEAIDMARLTEPYIDWIEVGTSLIKEFGMASVEAMKREFPHKVIVADVKTFDNAKYEFELCYKAGADVATVMGAAPLVTVDLSMKTARIWDRQVMIDLLHTMPEEQAALARYWEAVHCLHVSKDQQEGGGSRLAGPGAYGAALDGAPGSAGESPAELRIAAAGGITLESLPGLMAMKPEVLIVGSAITKAPDPAAAARAFQDRIRELGRR encoded by the coding sequence ATGAACATTCAACTGGCGCTGGACCGGATGAGCATACAGGAGGCCATCGATATGGCGAGATTGACGGAGCCTTATATCGATTGGATCGAAGTCGGCACTTCCCTGATCAAAGAATTCGGCATGGCGTCCGTGGAAGCGATGAAGCGCGAGTTCCCCCACAAGGTAATCGTAGCGGATGTCAAAACCTTCGATAACGCCAAATACGAGTTCGAGCTATGTTATAAGGCAGGGGCAGACGTAGCGACCGTCATGGGCGCCGCTCCGCTGGTCACCGTTGATCTCAGCATGAAGACGGCGCGGATATGGGACAGGCAGGTCATGATCGACCTGCTCCATACGATGCCGGAGGAACAGGCGGCGCTTGCCCGGTACTGGGAGGCGGTCCATTGCCTGCATGTCAGCAAGGACCAGCAGGAGGGCGGCGGCTCCCGCCTGGCCGGGCCGGGCGCATATGGAGCCGCTCTGGATGGTGCCCCCGGTTCTGCAGGCGAAAGTCCGGCGGAACTTCGGATCGCTGCTGCGGGCGGGATCACGCTGGAGTCGCTGCCGGGGCTGATGGCGATGAAGCCGGAGGTTTTAATTGTCGGCTCCGCTATCACGAAAGCCCCGGACCCCGCCGCCGCAGCCCGCGCGTTTCAGGACCGTATCCGGGAGCTAGGAAGAAGGTAG